A window of the Streptomyces sp. Ag109_O5-10 genome harbors these coding sequences:
- a CDS encoding glycosyltransferase family 2 protein — MSEFFDQLWSWIVEAVGETSWRELMPLGLAGLFVWALWLYRAVLSRFAKPVVNKFRTSVSVVVPAYREDPEILLECLETWLAQDPAEIIIVPDVEDHEVLHRLSLVEDPRVRVLAFEHRGKRSALGVGIRAATSELLVLVDSDTRWEPGLLDAVQMPFEDPAVGGVGTQQNVYQRTTSVWRRVADWLVNLRYYDYVPAMGRAGAVACLSGRTAAYRREAVLPVLENLENEFFLGRRCVAGDDGRLTWLVLASGYKTVHQSSARAVSMFPSSFRAFVKQRVRWSRNSYRCYLTALYKGWLWRVPLVTKITVLQILLTPVTMGMALGYLLTSRLDLSGRGIVLTLIWLLLGRAVRGYSHLRRHPQEILLLPLTALVVIMISLPLKLYAFVTMNKQGWLTRTSTSIGGEGQSAATLSGPAGGQSHTALQPEVI, encoded by the coding sequence TTGTCCGAGTTCTTCGACCAGCTCTGGTCGTGGATCGTCGAGGCCGTGGGGGAAACTTCGTGGCGAGAGCTGATGCCGCTGGGGCTGGCCGGACTGTTCGTCTGGGCCCTGTGGTTGTACCGAGCGGTGCTCTCCCGGTTCGCCAAGCCAGTCGTCAACAAATTCCGTACCAGCGTCTCCGTGGTGGTCCCGGCCTACCGGGAGGACCCGGAGATCCTGCTGGAGTGCCTGGAGACCTGGCTCGCCCAGGATCCGGCCGAGATCATCATCGTTCCTGACGTCGAGGACCACGAGGTACTGCACCGGCTGTCGCTGGTGGAGGACCCCCGGGTCCGGGTGCTCGCCTTCGAGCACAGAGGGAAACGTTCCGCCCTGGGGGTCGGCATACGGGCCGCCACCAGCGAACTCCTCGTCCTGGTGGACTCCGACACCCGCTGGGAGCCGGGTCTCCTCGACGCCGTGCAGATGCCCTTCGAGGACCCGGCGGTCGGCGGCGTGGGCACCCAGCAGAACGTCTACCAGCGCACCACCAGCGTCTGGCGCCGGGTCGCCGACTGGCTGGTCAACCTCCGTTACTACGACTACGTTCCGGCCATGGGCCGGGCCGGTGCCGTGGCCTGTCTGTCCGGCCGTACCGCCGCGTACCGCCGCGAAGCGGTCCTGCCGGTCCTCGAGAACCTCGAGAACGAGTTCTTCCTCGGCCGCCGCTGCGTGGCGGGCGACGACGGCCGGCTGACCTGGCTGGTGCTCGCCTCGGGCTACAAGACCGTGCACCAGTCCTCCGCGCGGGCCGTCTCCATGTTCCCGTCCTCCTTCCGCGCCTTCGTGAAGCAGCGCGTCCGGTGGAGCCGCAACTCCTACCGGTGCTACCTGACCGCGCTGTACAAGGGCTGGCTGTGGCGCGTCCCGCTGGTCACCAAGATCACGGTGCTGCAGATCCTGCTGACCCCGGTGACCATGGGCATGGCCCTCGGCTACCTGCTGACGAGCCGGCTCGACCTCAGCGGCCGCGGCATCGTCCTCACCCTGATCTGGCTGCTGCTGGGCCGTGCCGTCCGCGGCTACTCGCACCTGCGCAGGCACCCGCAGGAGATCCTCCTGCTGCCGTTGACGGCCCTGGTGGTCATCATGATCTCGCTGCCGCTCAAGCTCTACGCATTCGTCACCATGAACAAGCAGGGCTGGCTCACCCGCACCAGCACCAGCATCGGAGGCGAGGGCCAGAGCGCGGCCACGCTCTCCGGACCCGCCGGCGGCCAGAGCCACACCGCCCTCCAGCCCGAGGTGATCTGA
- a CDS encoding thioredoxin domain-containing protein yields MNRLAHETSPYLLQHADNPVDWWPWSAEAFEAARTANRPVLLSVGYSSCHWCHVMAHESFEDEATAGYLNEHFVSIKVDREERPDVDAVYMEAVQAATGQGGWPMTVFLTPDAEPFYFGTYFPPAPRHGMPSFRQVLEGVRAAWADRRDEVAEVAGKIVRDLAQRELGHQGGRPPGEQELAQALLGLTREYDPQRGGFGGAPKFPPSMVIEFLLRHHARTGSEGALQMAVDTCERMARGGLYDQLGGGFARYSVDRDWVVPHFEKMLYDNALLCRVYAHLWRATGSDLARRVALETADFMVRELRTAEGGFASALDADSDDGSGRHVEGAYYVWTPAQLREVLGEDDADLAARYFGVTAEGTFEEGQSVLQLPQQEGVFDAERIESVRRRLLAARAGRPAPGRDDKVVAAWNGLAVAALAETGAYFDRPDLVEAAVGAADLLVRLHLDDRARLARTSRDGRAGANAGVLEDYGDVAEGFLVLASVTGEGVWLEFAGLLLDHVLARFTDRESPESGALYDTAADAEQLIRRPQDPTDNATPSGWSAAAGALLGYAAHTGSEPHRTAAERALGIVRTLGPRVPRFVGWGLAVAEALLDGPREVAVVGPDATDPRAADLHRTALLGTAPGAVVAVGTVGSDEFPLLAGRPLVGGEAAAYVCRNFTCDAPTVDPERLRAALGG; encoded by the coding sequence GTGAACCGACTGGCCCATGAGACGTCCCCGTACCTCCTCCAGCACGCCGACAACCCCGTCGACTGGTGGCCCTGGTCGGCCGAGGCCTTCGAGGCCGCGCGGACCGCGAACAGACCCGTGCTGCTGAGCGTCGGGTACAGCTCCTGCCACTGGTGCCACGTCATGGCCCACGAGTCCTTCGAGGACGAGGCCACCGCCGGCTACCTCAACGAGCACTTCGTCAGCATCAAGGTCGACCGTGAGGAGCGGCCGGACGTCGACGCCGTCTACATGGAGGCCGTGCAGGCCGCCACCGGGCAGGGTGGCTGGCCCATGACGGTGTTTCTCACGCCGGATGCCGAACCCTTCTACTTCGGTACGTACTTCCCGCCCGCCCCGCGCCACGGCATGCCCTCGTTCCGGCAGGTGCTGGAAGGTGTGCGGGCCGCGTGGGCGGACCGGCGGGACGAGGTGGCCGAGGTGGCCGGGAAGATCGTCCGGGATCTCGCCCAGCGGGAGCTGGGGCACCAGGGCGGGCGGCCGCCCGGTGAACAGGAGCTGGCGCAGGCGCTGCTCGGGCTCACCCGTGAGTACGACCCGCAGCGCGGCGGATTCGGCGGTGCGCCCAAGTTCCCGCCGTCCATGGTCATCGAGTTCCTGCTGCGGCACCACGCCCGGACCGGTTCCGAGGGCGCGCTGCAGATGGCCGTGGACACCTGCGAGCGGATGGCCCGGGGCGGTCTCTACGACCAGCTCGGCGGCGGCTTTGCCCGTTACTCCGTCGACCGGGACTGGGTCGTGCCGCACTTCGAGAAGATGCTGTACGACAACGCCCTGCTCTGCCGGGTGTACGCCCACCTGTGGCGGGCCACCGGGTCCGACCTGGCCCGCCGGGTCGCCCTGGAGACCGCCGACTTCATGGTCCGCGAACTGCGCACCGCCGAGGGCGGGTTCGCCTCGGCGCTGGACGCCGACAGCGACGACGGGAGCGGCCGGCACGTGGAGGGCGCGTACTACGTGTGGACGCCCGCCCAACTCCGCGAGGTCCTCGGGGAGGACGACGCGGACCTGGCCGCCCGGTACTTCGGGGTCACCGCGGAGGGCACCTTCGAGGAGGGGCAGTCCGTGCTGCAACTCCCGCAACAGGAAGGGGTGTTCGACGCCGAGCGGATCGAGTCCGTCCGGCGGCGGCTGCTGGCCGCACGGGCCGGACGCCCGGCCCCGGGCCGGGACGACAAGGTCGTCGCCGCCTGGAACGGCCTCGCCGTCGCCGCGCTCGCGGAGACCGGCGCCTACTTCGACCGTCCCGATCTCGTGGAGGCCGCCGTCGGCGCCGCCGACCTCCTCGTACGGCTCCATCTCGACGACCGCGCGCGGCTCGCCCGTACCAGCCGGGACGGCAGGGCCGGCGCCAACGCGGGCGTCCTGGAGGACTACGGCGACGTCGCCGAGGGCTTCCTCGTGCTGGCGTCCGTGACCGGTGAGGGTGTCTGGCTGGAGTTCGCGGGACTCCTCCTCGACCATGTCCTGGCCCGCTTCACCGACCGGGAGAGCCCGGAGAGCGGCGCCCTGTACGACACCGCCGCCGACGCCGAGCAGTTGATCCGCCGGCCGCAGGACCCCACCGACAACGCCACACCCTCGGGCTGGAGCGCCGCCGCCGGTGCACTGCTCGGCTACGCGGCCCACACCGGTTCCGAACCTCATCGCACCGCGGCGGAGCGGGCGTTGGGGATCGTCCGGACGCTCGGACCGCGCGTGCCGCGCTTCGTCGGGTGGGGGCTCGCCGTCGCCGAGGCGCTGCTGGACGGTCCGCGCGAGGTCGCGGTCGTCGGACCGGACGCGACGGATCCGCGCGCGGCCGATCTGCACCGTACGGCGCTGCTGGGTACCGCGCCCGGTGCGGTGGTGGCCGTGGGGACGGTGGGGAGCGACGAGTTCCCGCTGCTCGCGGGGCGGCCGCTGGTCGGTGGGGAGGCGGCCGCGTACGTGTGCCGCAACTTCACGTGTGACGCGCCGACCGTCGACCCGGAGCGGCTGCGGGCGGCACTCGGGGGCTGA
- a CDS encoding helix-turn-helix transcriptional regulator → MTDGTPRTAGPPEPAEPAEKTAAPAETPTELTSLERAALYRSLGNPLRRRILDYLGRHGEANSTVLARELGESSGTTSYHLRKLAEQKLIEEIPEKSRGRERWWRGLPFSHTTPDPAAMTPEEYVAAEHLALLKIEVDTRLFRRAHQEYRGPQGWAQVQRTGTWMTQTDLHEFVRAYQELLDRYSHPDDAVPEGARRVNLRFYAAPDPVGEWEGEPTGP, encoded by the coding sequence ATGACCGACGGCACGCCCCGGACGGCCGGACCACCCGAGCCCGCCGAACCCGCCGAGAAGACCGCCGCGCCCGCCGAGACGCCCACCGAGCTGACCAGCCTCGAACGCGCCGCCCTCTACAGGTCCCTCGGCAACCCGCTGCGCCGCCGGATCCTCGACTACCTGGGCCGGCACGGCGAGGCCAACTCGACCGTGCTCGCCCGCGAACTCGGCGAGAGTTCCGGCACCACCAGCTACCACCTGCGCAAACTCGCCGAGCAGAAGCTCATCGAGGAGATCCCCGAGAAGTCGCGCGGCCGGGAACGCTGGTGGCGGGGCCTGCCCTTCAGCCACACCACACCGGACCCGGCCGCCATGACGCCCGAGGAGTACGTGGCGGCCGAACACCTCGCCCTCCTGAAGATCGAGGTCGACACCAGACTCTTCCGTCGCGCCCACCAGGAGTACCGCGGACCGCAGGGCTGGGCCCAGGTGCAGCGCACCGGCACCTGGATGACGCAGACCGACCTCCACGAGTTCGTCCGCGCCTACCAGGAACTCCTCGACCGCTACAGTCACCCCGACGACGCCGTCCCCGAGGGGGCACGCCGGGTGAATCTGCGCTTCTACGCGGCTCCCGACCCCGTGGGAGAGTGGGAGGGTGAACCGACTGGCCCATGA